The genomic stretch GTACTCGGGGTGGGCGCGCATCGCGTCGGCGACCTGGCGCGGCGCGCTGCCCGGCGCGGCCAGCACCAGGGATTGCACGGCCCGCGCCAGCCCGGTCAGCGACAGCCCGAACAGCGGCGCCCCGCACCCGTCCACGGCCACGTGCACGGCCTTCTCGCCCGCAAGCTCCTCGGTGACCGACCGCACCCGCAGCTGCAGGGGGTGCTCGGGAGACAGGTAGCCGGGCACGTCCCAATCGTTCGCGACGGAGGCGGCGAGCATGGCGGCGTGCTTGCCCGAGCAGTTCATCCGCTCGCGGGAGACGCCGGCGCCCTGCCTGATCAGCTCGTGCATCGTCGGCTGATCCTCCGGCCAGGACGGCGGGCAGCGCAGCGCTTCGGTGTCCAGGCCGTAGTCGGCGAGCACCTCGCGCACCACCCGCACGTGGAAGTCCTCGCCCGTGTGACTGCCGGCCGCGATCGCGAGGCGCGGCCCCGCCGGCGCGCGAGCTCCGGCGCTCGCGGTGAGGCAGGCCAGCGCCTGGAACGGCTTGGCCGACGAGCGGGGCAGCACCGGCGCGTCCACCAGTCCCAGCGCCACCTCGGCCCGCCCCGACGGGTCGAGCCCGACGGCGCTGCCGTAGTGGACGCTCTCGACGAATCCCGAGCGGATCACCTCGGCCAGGACGGCGAGCTCAGGCACGTGCGGTTCTCCTTCTCAACGTGACGGAGCCCGCGGGCTGGCGGGCCTCCAGCGTGCGGGCCAGCTTGGACAGCGACATGTTGACCACCAGGTAGATCAGCGCGACGACCAGGTACGTCTGGATGAGCAGGCCGTTGTAGGCGGCCAGGACCTTGCCGCTGTAGAGCAGCTCGCCGTAGCTGACGACGAAGCCGAGCGAGGTGTCCTTGAGCAGCCCGACGGACTGGCTGACGAGCGACGGCAGCACCCGGCGGGCGGCCTGCGGCAGCACGATCAGCCGCATCGTCTGGAGCCGTGTGAGGCCGACGGCCAGGCCCGCCTCGGTCTGGCCGCGCTCGATCGAGTTGATCCCGGCGCGGAAGATCTCCGCGTACGCGGCCGCGTTGGACACCGTCAGCGGCACGACCAGCTTCCAGAACAACGGCAGGTCGAGCCCGTACCGCGGCAGCGCGAACAGCACTACGTACACCAGCAGCAACGCCGGGATCGTCCGGACCACCTCGACGTAGGTGGCGGCCGGGCCGCGCACCCATGCCCGCGGCGACACCCGCCCCAGCGCGAGCAGCAGCCCGAACGCCATCGACAACGCCGCCGCCACGACGGCCGCCAGGAACGTCGACCACAGCCCGTCCAGCAGGTACCGCCACATGGGCCAGGTCGCGTACGGCTGCCACCGGGCGGCGTCGAGCTGCCCGTTCGCCGCGAACTGCCGCACGGCCAGCGCGGCCAGCGCCAGGGCGGCCAGCGTGCCGAGCACGGTGGCGACCCGGATGCGCCGGCGTGCCTTGGGCCCCGGCTCGTCGAACAGGACGGTGCTCATCGGAGAATCACCAGCCGGCGCTCCAGCCTGCCGGTGACGAAGCCGGCCGCGGCGGCGATCAGCCCGTACGCGATCCCCGCGCCCACGAAGATCGGGATGGGCTGGGCCTCGACCAGGTTCACCCGCTGGGCGCTCGCCGTCAGGTCGACGACGCTAACAGCGCCGGCCAGCGCCGTGTTCATGGTGGTGGCGATGAAGATGTTGCCGATCGGCTGCACCACGGTGCGCAGCGCCTGCGGCAGGACGACGTGCCGCAGCGACTGGCCGAACGTCAGCCCGATGGCCCGCGCCGCCTCTCCCTGCCCCTTCGACACCGAGTTCACCCCCGAGCGCAGCGCCTCGCCGATGTAGGCGG from Nonomuraea polychroma encodes the following:
- a CDS encoding asparaginase, yielding MPELAVLAEVIRSGFVESVHYGSAVGLDPSGRAEVALGLVDAPVLPRSSAKPFQALACLTASAGARAPAGPRLAIAAGSHTGEDFHVRVVREVLADYGLDTEALRCPPSWPEDQPTMHELIRQGAGVSRERMNCSGKHAAMLAASVANDWDVPGYLSPEHPLQLRVRSVTEELAGEKAVHVAVDGCGAPLFGLSLTGLARAVQSLVLAAPGSAPRQVADAMRAHPEYVGGTGHQNTELMRALPGALVKGGAEGVLVAALASGHTAAVKVIDGSPRATTAIALGVLRRMGCDVTSAAAFEHVDVLGGGVPVGRIAITSSLPAETV
- a CDS encoding amino acid ABC transporter permease translates to MSTVLFDEPGPKARRRIRVATVLGTLAALALAALAVRQFAANGQLDAARWQPYATWPMWRYLLDGLWSTFLAAVVAAALSMAFGLLLALGRVSPRAWVRGPAATYVEVVRTIPALLLVYVVLFALPRYGLDLPLFWKLVVPLTVSNAAAYAEIFRAGINSIERGQTEAGLAVGLTRLQTMRLIVLPQAARRVLPSLVSQSVGLLKDTSLGFVVSYGELLYSGKVLAAYNGLLIQTYLVVALIYLVVNMSLSKLARTLEARQPAGSVTLRRRTARA
- a CDS encoding amino acid ABC transporter permease is translated as MGVLLEHLPELWQGLIVTLQLTAASFAGAAVLGVLVCALRVSPVRVLRALGTAYVETLQNLPLLVLLVLVFFGLPEIGIKADPLVTAIVVIAVYEAAYIGEALRSGVNSVSKGQGEAARAIGLTFGQSLRHVVLPQALRTVVQPIGNIFIATTMNTALAGAVSVVDLTASAQRVNLVEAQPIPIFVGAGIAYGLIAAAAGFVTGRLERRLVILR